A portion of the Enterobacter sp. SA187 genome contains these proteins:
- the mutY gene encoding A/G-specific adenine glycosylase, producing the protein MTLNASQFSAQVLEWYDKYGRKTLPWQLEKTPYKVWLSEVMLQQTQVTTVIPYFERFMARFPTVTDLANAPLDEVLHLWTGLGYYARARNLHKAAQQVATLHHGQFPDTFEEVAALPGVGRSTAGAILSLSLNKHFPILDGNVKRVLARCYAVGGWPGKKEVEKRLWDISEQVTPAEGVARFNQAMMDLGAMVCTRSKPKCSLCPLNNGCEAYQHESWALYPGKKPKQTLPERTGYFLMLQHGDEVFLAQRPPVGLWGGLFCFPQFEDEDSLRHWLAERQISADTLSQLTAFRHTFSHFHLDIVPMWLPVSSFTACMDEGAGLWYNLAQPQSVGLAAPVERLLQQLRTGAAV; encoded by the coding sequence TTGACCTTAAACGCGTCGCAATTTTCAGCCCAGGTGCTGGAGTGGTATGACAAATACGGGCGTAAAACTCTGCCCTGGCAACTCGAAAAAACGCCCTACAAAGTATGGCTCTCTGAGGTGATGTTGCAACAAACGCAGGTCACCACCGTGATCCCCTACTTTGAGCGCTTTATGGCGCGCTTCCCGACGGTGACGGATTTAGCCAATGCGCCCCTTGATGAGGTGCTGCACCTGTGGACCGGCCTTGGCTATTACGCCCGCGCGCGCAATCTGCATAAGGCAGCGCAGCAGGTGGCGACGCTGCATCACGGACAGTTCCCGGACACCTTTGAGGAAGTGGCGGCGCTGCCCGGCGTCGGGCGCTCTACCGCCGGGGCGATTTTATCCCTGTCGCTCAATAAACATTTCCCGATCCTCGACGGCAACGTGAAGCGCGTGCTGGCCCGCTGCTACGCGGTCGGCGGCTGGCCAGGTAAAAAAGAGGTGGAAAAACGCCTGTGGGACATCAGCGAACAGGTGACGCCCGCCGAGGGCGTGGCGCGCTTTAACCAGGCGATGATGGATTTAGGGGCGATGGTCTGCACCCGTTCAAAACCGAAGTGCTCGCTTTGTCCGCTCAATAATGGCTGCGAAGCGTATCAACATGAGAGCTGGGCGCTGTATCCGGGCAAAAAACCGAAGCAGACGCTGCCGGAGCGCACCGGCTATTTTCTGATGCTTCAGCACGGCGACGAGGTGTTTCTGGCCCAGCGTCCGCCGGTCGGCCTGTGGGGGGGATTATTCTGCTTTCCGCAGTTCGAAGATGAAGACAGTCTGCGTCACTGGCTGGCAGAACGTCAGATTAGCGCCGATACTCTCAGCCAGTTAACGGCGTTTCGCCATACTTTCAGCCATTTCCATCTGGATATTGTGCCAATGTGGCTTCCCGTGTCCTCATTCACCGCATGCATGGATGAAGGAGCGGGTCTCTGGTATAACTTAGCGCAACCGCAATCCGTCGGACTGGCGGCGCCCGTTGAGCGCCTGTTACAGCAATTACGTACCGGCGCCGCTGTATAG
- the trmB gene encoding tRNA (guanosine(46)-N7)-methyltransferase TrmB has protein sequence MKNDVISPEFDENGRPLRRIRSFVRRQGRLTKGQEHALENFWPVMGVEFTEEPLDFAALFGRDAPVTLEIGFGMGASLVTMAKAKPEQNFLGIEVHSPGVGACLATAHEEGVENLRVMCHDAVEVLHKMIPDNSLTMVQLFFPDPWHKARHNKRRIVQPPFAELVKSKLKLGGVFHMATDWEAYAEHMLEVMSSLDGYKNQSASNDYVPRPESRPVTKFEQRGHRLGHGVWDLMFERVK, from the coding sequence ATGAAGAACGACGTCATTTCACCGGAATTTGATGAAAACGGTCGCCCGCTGCGCCGTATTCGCAGCTTTGTCCGCCGCCAGGGGCGTCTGACGAAAGGTCAGGAGCACGCGCTGGAAAACTTCTGGCCGGTGATGGGCGTGGAGTTCACCGAAGAACCGCTGGATTTCGCTGCGCTGTTCGGCCGCGACGCGCCGGTTACGCTGGAGATAGGGTTCGGCATGGGGGCATCGCTGGTCACTATGGCGAAAGCGAAGCCGGAGCAGAATTTCCTCGGCATTGAAGTGCATTCGCCGGGTGTGGGCGCTTGTCTTGCCACTGCCCATGAAGAGGGTGTCGAGAACCTGCGCGTGATGTGCCACGACGCGGTAGAAGTGCTGCACAAAATGATCCCTGACAATTCTTTAACCATGGTACAGCTCTTTTTCCCTGACCCATGGCATAAAGCACGTCATAATAAACGCCGTATCGTTCAGCCGCCGTTTGCGGAACTGGTGAAAAGCAAACTGAAGCTGGGCGGCGTATTCCATATGGCAACCGACTGGGAAGCCTATGCAGAACACATGCTGGAAGTGATGTCATCGCTGGACGGCTATAAAAACCAGTCCGCCAGCAATGACTATGTGCCGCGTCCTGAATCGCGTCCGGTAACCAAATTTGAACAGCGTGGCCATCGTCTTGGTCACGGCGTATGGGACTTAATGTTCGAGAGGGTGAAATAA